CTGTATATATGGCCTCATCTGCATATACACTCTCTTCTGGCTGTTTCGACGACCTCTCAAGGAGTACTCTTTCGAGAaagtcagagaggagagtagtttcaGTGATATTCCTGACGTGAAGAACGACTTTGCGTTCCTCTTGCATATGGTCGATCAGTATGACCAGCTGTACTCAAAGCGTTTTGGCGTCTTCCTCTCTGAAGTCAGCGAGAATAAACTGCGAGAGATCAGCTTGAATCACGAGTGGACCTTTGAGAAACTGAGACAGCACGTAACCCGCAACGCTCAGGACAAATTGGAGCTCCATCTCTTCATGCTGTCAGGTCTGCCAGATGCTGTCTTCGATCTGACCGATTTGGAGATCCTAAAGCTAGAGCTGATCCCAGAGGCCAGGATAACAGCCAAGATCTCCCAGATGATCAACCTTCAGGAGCTTCACTTTTATCACTGTCCTGCCAAAGTTGAGCAGACCGCGTTCAGTTTCCTTCGCGACCACCTCCGGTGCCTTCATGTCAAGTTTACAGACGTAGCTGAGATCCCCACCTGGGTGTACCTGTTGAAAAGTCTGAGGGAGCTATACTTGGTCGGGAATCTGAATTCTGAAAACAACAAGATGATTGGTTTAGAATCTCTCAGAGACCTGAGACATCTGAAGATTCTGCATCTAAAAAGCAACTTGACGAAGGTCCCAACCAACATAACAGATCTCTCTCCACACCTGATCAAGCTGGTGGTACATAATGATGGTACTAAACTCCTGGTACTGAACAGTTTGAAAAAAATGATGAACCTAGCTGAACTGGAGCTTCACAATTGTGAACTGGAGAGGATTCCCCATGCTATTTTCAGTTTGACCAACCTGCAGGAGCTGGACCTGAAATCCAACAACATTCGCACCATTGAGGAGGTCATCAGCTTCCAGCACCTCAATAGGCTGATCTGCCTTAAACTGTGGCACAATAAAATCATCACCATTCCATTGTCCATAAGCCATGTCAAAAACCTTGAGTCCCTCTACCTTTCGCACAACAAACTGGAATCTCTGCCCGTACCTTTGTTTAACCTGCTGAAGCTGAGGTATCTGGACGTTAGCCACAACTCCATAGTGGTGATCCCTCTGGAGATCGGCTTCATGCAGAACCTCCAGCACTTTGCCATTACAGGAAACAAGGTGGAGGTGGTACCCAAGCAGCTGTTCAAGTGCACCAAATTGAAGGCACTATGTCTGGGACACAACTGCATCTCTGTCCTTCCAGAGAAGATTAGCAATCTGGTGCAGCTAACAAACCTGGAGCTTAAGGGAAACTGTCTGGACCGCCTGCCAGCCCAGCTAGGCCAGTGTCATCTCCTCCGCAGGAACTGCCTGGTGGTGGAGGACCACCTCTTTGACTCACTCCCCCTAGACGTCAAGGAGAGTATCAATCAGGAAGCCAACGTTCCCTTTGCTAATGGGGTGTGAGTGTGGAAGGacagtcactttacccatacAGGAATGAGATTACAAAAATGTGGCAATAACTGTCCATACACAGCCAGCTAGTCAACTTTTTTAATTACAGCATGTGAACTGGAATAAAGGTTTTTGCTCAGGGCTGACTCGTCGAACAAATGATGTTTAAACTTATAGAAAATGTCACTGTGCTAACTATTTAGGAGAGTTGATTCCAGGTACTGTGGAAAATTCTAGAATGATGGTCTAGATCCAGAATAATAGGTTAGTTCCATAGTGATGGGCTGATTCCAGAATAACAGACAAGTTCCAGAATGATGGGCTAGTTCCAGAGTGAGTTAGTTGTAGAATGACAGCAGTGGTTGTGTTAGACACTAAATGATTAGTCAATGTTCTGAGTAAAAGGGATGCTCCTCTTAATGAAACAGAGAATGGTGGTGTAGAATTCATAGATACCAGGGATACAGTAGCCTCAAAGTATTGGCactcttgataaagatgagcaaaaaataatgtataaaataaagaacacaaatactgagctatattgtatgcaatttttattattttatactaatacaatcgCTCAGAGAAGTAGATTTGGTTTAAcaagtaaaacaaaacaaatctCAAAAATATAGGTGTCACAACTATTGGCACCCCCAAAGATTCTTATTTTACTTTTTAAAATGAATCTCAGTTTAAGGAACTATATTGTGGCCTTCCATGGCTTCTTGTGTAAAAATGAGATAACACAAATGTAAAATCCATTTGTCATCCATcatcgggctcccgagtggcgcagcggtctaaggcactgcatctcagtgctagaggcgtcactacagaccctggtttgattccaggctgtatcacaaccggccgtgattggcagtcccatagggtggaacaattggcccagcgtcatccgggttatgGTTTGggccgaggtaggccgtcattgtaaataagaatttgttattaactgacttgcctagttaaataaataaaaatttaataaaactgcaagttcccgaacatttctggggggaatggccctggccctcaccctccgatccaacaggtcccagacgtgctcaatgggattgagatccgggctcttcactggccatggcagaacactgacattcctgtcttgcaggaaatcacgcacaaaacgagcagtatggctggtggcattgtcatgctggagggtcatgtcaggatgagtctgcaggaggggtaccacatgagggaggagatgtcttccctgtaaccacagcgttgagattgcctgcaatgacaacaagctcagtccgatgatgctgtgacacaccgacccagaccatgacggaccctccaactccaaatcgatcccgttctAGAGTACAGGCATcgatgtaacgctcattccttcgacgataaacgtgaatccgaccttcacccctggtgagacaaaaccgcgactcatcagtgaagagcactttttgccagtcctttctggtccagcgatggtgagtttgtgcccataggcgacgttgttgccagtgatgtctggtgaggacctgccttacaacaggcctacaagcccccagtccagcctatctcagcctattgcagacagtctgagcactgatagagggattgtgcattcctggtgtaactcgtgcagttgttgttgccatcctgtacctgtcatgcaggtgtgatgttcggatgtaccgatcctgtgcaggtgttgttacacatggtctgccactgcgaggacgatcagcagtccgtcctgtctccctgtagcactctCTTAGGCAtatcacagtacggacattgaaattcattgccctggccacatttgcagtcctcatgcctccttgcagcatgcctaaggtacgttcacgcagatgagcagggacccttggcatctttcttttggtgtttttcagagttagtagaaaggcctctttagtgtcctaagttttcataactgtgaccttaatttcctaccgtctgtaagctgttagtgtcttaccgaccgtttcacaggtgcatgttcatgaattgtttatggttcattgaacaagcatgggaaacagtgtttaaaccctttacaatgaagatatttGGATttgtacgaattatctttgaaagacagggtcctgaaaaagggccgtttctttttttgctcagtTCACCTGCTGTAAAATATGATGGTAGATATTTTATGATATGGGGCTGTTTCGCTTCCACTCGTCCtgaggcccttgttaaggtcaacggcatcatgaacacttccaagtaccaggacatttagccaaaaacctggttgtctctgccaggaggctgaattttggccacaagtggatctttcagcataacaatgaccccaagcatgcatcaaaatccacaaagaaatggttaattgataACAAAATCCACATTTTGTAACGGCCATCTCAGTCCCTGGACTTGAACCCCAGCACAGaccaaaggatatcaaggatctggaaaggtTCTgtgtggaggaatggtctaagatccttcccaatgtgttctcaaatctcataaaacattatagaAAAAGGATAAGTTCCCTTATCCTTGCATGGGTAGGGTGCACAACGTATTGGAAACGGGTGGCAATCATTTTTACGTATCttaatatatatattcttttagCTTGTTAAAGAAAATatttttctctgagcaattgtattattaTAAAATATAATTTTCCAATTGTTTTGAATAGTCCATACAATATtgttcagtatttgtattatttatgtgatactgtcttttttgctcatctttattaaGGGTTTCAACAATTTTGGTGGTGACTGTAtatcagggttgggctcaattcagaATTGAATTGAGAATACCTTATAAATTCCAGAATTCTTGAATTGAAGCAGCAAACAGGATAAGAATTGCAATTTGAATTACAGGAAATAGAATTGAATTAAGTGAAATTCTAAGAAATTCAAAacacagagttgcaaagaaaaagacatatctctgactggccaataaaaagaaaagattaagatgggcaaaagaacgggcactggacagaggaactctgcctagaaggccatcatcccggagttgccgcttcactgttgacgttgagactggtgatttgcgggtactatttaatgaagctgccagttgaggacttctgaggtgtctgtttctcaaactagacactctaatgtacttgtcctcttgctcagttgtgcactggggcctcccactcctctttctattctggttacagccagtttgctctgttctgtgaagggagtttacagcgttgtatgagatcttcagtttcttggcaatttcttgcatggagtagccttcatttctcagaacaagaatagactgacgagtttcagaagaaaggtctttgtttctggcccttttgagcctgttatcaaacccacaaatcctgattctccagatactcaactagtctaaagaaggccagttttattgcttctttaattagaacaacagttttcagctgtgctaacataattgcaaaagggttttctaatgatcaagtagccttttaaaatgataaacttggattagttaactcaacgtgccattggaacacaggagtgatggttgctgataatgggcctctgtacgcctatttagatattccattaaaaatcagcagtttccagctacagtagtcatttacaacattaacaatgtttacactgtatttctgataaatgttatgttattttaatggataaaaaagtagcttttctttaaaaagcaaggacatttctaagtgaccacaaacctttgaacggtagtgtatctgGAAGTGTGACTTGTCAGATTCAATGAAACTCATGTTCTATGACTGAGTTGAATTTATTCGAATTGCACTGAATTAAATTATACTTCCTGTCACTCAAACTCTAATTCTACATCCTGTGGAGTGTGGCTATATTCAATTAAAATGTCAACTCATGAGTTGAATGGGAGTCAATTCCAAAATtctgaattgagcccaaccctggacTGTGTATGAACTGATGAGCTTTtatcttttgttattttgttttatttaatgtaTGTTTTATAGCAAAATGTCTCTACCTTTTACCTGGATCCAAGATGTAGCAGCTTAGGGATTCCTCTCACCATTTTTACGTCATTCTTTTGTTGTCATTATTTAGATTATAAATACCTGTGGTTGTTTGAAAGGAACCTCCAAACTTACCGACAAGTGTGACAACCCAGTCAACAAGCATGCCTATGCCCGTACTATATCTGCTCTGGTAAGAACCACATGTTATAATCAGACCAAAGCAAGGAAGAGTTTATCAACAAGGATAATTATAAGACACTATTGTATGTGATATCCGCTCTGCAGCATTGATGTGCATCAACAATATGGTCTTGGCTACTCACTTAATGACATTGTGCATGTGTATGTTTGCTATCCTATCCTTTTACTCATAAATGTGTCGGTAAAGTATTTAACTCTTTCAatagacattttcaacatgtccgtTCCCCTGTGATGCATTCAGAATGAAATATACCAGAGGTTCCTCTGTTATCTGATTTCCCCTATGTCTCTAGCAATTTCACAATATGTTTGAAGCATTTTCAACTTCACTGGTATGGTTGTAGGCTACCAGAGCATGTGATGCAGGCCATGCCAGGTCAGTTTGAACTGTTTTGCACATTTCAATCAGTCAGAAGTATCATATTCCTGCCTTCCATTGGTGGCACACATCTAATTAATTTAGTCATATAGTGCCTATCTTTTCCATTCATGTAGGATTCACACCTGCAGATATCTCCTAATGCTTATAGGCTGATCTACACAACAGTTGCTGTTGAATATGGATTCACCTCAACCTGACACCACTTTTTTGTTGCATGGAATCATCTGACAAACTTAGATTTGCGGTAAACTTTTATTTAATTTGAAATTTTGTTCAACCAATGAAAAATGCTACCATCTGAAATGCTACAGTGTTCAGTCTCGACTAGTTAAAAGATTATAAATGTTAAGGTATGACAATTGTAACTCAATAAAGGAGTTGCGTTGACTTGCACAGTAAACCAATTGTGTCATGTCTTGCATGGATTTGATGACGAGCTCATGGGATCATCAGTTGTAGATTGCACTTGCAAGGTATAGATTTGAATTATTTGAACCCCAAAATTAAAGTGTATCACTTTGGTCTCAGAAACTATCACAATGTGAACCATCAAAATAATCGAATGATCAAATTAAATGCATGCACATATTTGATGCATCATTGATAGACTGCAATACTTTTTAAGAGTGTTAATATATCACAAACTGATGACATTATTCCCATTTCcaaattttgactattttctctCATGATTGTTTCGATTTTTTTTTGAGAGAAATGTGTGTTTCTTATTTTATATTCATTTCTATATCATTTTGTTTTTAGCATGTTAGAAGAACGTGTTTTTAGCATTGTAGAAGTCATGAGAATAATGTGTAGAGAGACTGTCTAACCGAAAGATTAGTATGAGGGATACGTGTGATTCACTGTTGTAATAAGCCCTCACCACCATCTCTAGTCAAAGCATGATTTCTGACTGATAATGCTTGAAAATCCATaaattgtgtgcgtgtgtggcagGGAATTATTACTTAAGTtccaatataaaaaaaatatacattgtTTTGTAAACAACAAATAATAAGGGGGTCTCATATGAAGCCATTGTccttttgtttttgtttagtacGGTATAACGTTAGTTAAAAAAATTGAGGATTTCCACAGTTTCTAAATAACAAGAGCAACGTGATTTTCATATTTTTTATGATTCTTTTTAACATTTCAATAGAATATTATGTATTTTAACCATCTGATATTCTAATGTTTCTCTTCTATATCTACTAAACTAACACAAGCTAAATTTGAGTCGACTTCTGTCGACTCACTGGGATTCTcagcctctaaccctattacaggggctgagtcactggcttactggtgctctttcatgccgtccctaggaggggtgcgtcacttgagtgggttgagtcactgacgtggtcttcctgtctgtgttggcgcccccccttgggttgtgtcgtggcggagatctttgtgggctatactcggccttgtctcaggatggtaagttggtggttgaagatattcctctagtggtgtgggggctgtgctttggcaaagtgggtggggttatatccttcctgtttggccctgtccgggggtatcatcggatggggccacagtgtctcctgacccctcctgtctcagcctccagtatttatgctgcagtagtttatgtgtcggggggctagggtcattctgttatatctggagtacttctcctgtcttatctggtgtcctgtgtgaatttaagtatgctctctttaattctctctttctttctctctctcggagtacctgagccctaggaccatgcctcaggactacctggcatgatgactccttgctgtccccagtccacctggccgtgctgctgctccattttcaactgttctgcctgcggctatggaaccctgacttgttcaccggacgtgctacctgtcccagacctgctgttttcaacactctagagagcaggagcggtagagatactctaaatgatcggctatgaaaagccaactgacatttactcctgaggtgctgacttgctgcaccctcgacaactactgtgattactattatttgaccatgctggtcatttatgaacatttgaacatcttggccatgttctgttataatctccacccggcacagccagaagaggactggccacccctcatagcctggttcctctctaggtttcttcctaggttttggcctttctagggagtttttcctagccaccgtgcttctacacctgcattgcttgctgtttggggttttaggctgggtttctgtacagcactttgagatatcagctgatgtaagaagggctatataaatacatttgatttgatttgactaacaCTACCACCAAAAATACATTTAGGCACACTACATACAGAGGCAATAAAAAGTCTACaccccccttggatttcttcattttgtgggattaaaatggatttaattgtcattttcttGTCAAGGATCTACACAAACTACTCtaacgtcaaagtggaagaaaaattctaacattatTTTTAAgatgaatgaaaaataaaacataaatgagtcaatagatgttagaaacacctttgggcGCAATTACAGCTATGAATCTTATTGGGTAAGTCTCatcagagctttgcacacctggattgtgcaatttATAagaattcaagctctgtcagggtgttggggatcatggctagacagcaattttcaaatCTTGCCCTATGTGTTCAAGCAGATTTAACTAAATACTCCAAGGTAGATCTggctttgtgttgtaggttattgtcctgctggaaggtgaattcctctcccagtgtctggtgtaaagcagacttaatcaggttttcctttaggattttgcctgtgcttagctccatcccattTCTTTTCATCCCGAAAAAGTCTTTGCCGATGTCAAGAATACCCATACCATGATCCAGCCACCATGCTTGAatataaggaggcagttactcagtgatgtgttgttggatttgccccaaacataaggctttgcatttaggcagAAAAGTGTATCCCTTTGCCGtttatttttttttgcagtataactttagtgcctttttgcatacatatgcatgttttggaatatattttCATTCTTTATATTTGGATTCTTCTTTTCAcgctgtcatttaggtcattattgaggagtcactacaatgttgttgatccatcctcagttctcccatcacagccattttaCTCTGTaggtttttttaaatcaacaatggcctcatggtgacatccctaagcagtttccttcctgtcctgcagctcagttcagaaggacgactgcatctttgatgtgtctgggtggtttatcATCCACAGCATATTTATTACCTTGACCATGGTTAAAGATGTACTCAACGTTAGATGgtttattgttacccatctaccaatcactgctcttctttatgaggctttagaaaagctccctggtctttgtagtttaatctgtgcttgaaattcaatactttactgagggaccttacatatgttGTATGTATAggagacagaggaaggggtagtcattcaaaaattatatcaacccctattatttcacacagtgaGTTCATGTAATTTGTGATTTGTTAATCCAAATTTGacttctgaactaatttaggcttgcctaaaaaaagtaatgaatacttttgcaacaactatattttagttgataaattattattttgtaaacattttaaatgacagatcaatgacaaaaaatgacaattaaatctatttcagtcccactttgtaacacaaaatgtgattAAAAGTTCAAGGCagtgtagactttctataggcacaGTACTTCCTTCCTGACAGACCATCCCAGGTTATGCATTCACAAATCCTATGTGTGTTGACAACTGTACATTGTGGAATATTGTTATTATACAAACCACACTGTTTACTTAACAATGATTGATGCCATTAGGATGGTTGATAACAGTGATCCCTGCAGCACTTTCAAACAACTCCTGATCAAATTCCTCGGTTACCTGTAAATAAAATGTTCAAATCATATATTACAGGCAAGTTATCTTTTTTTGATGAACAATAAAGACAATGATATCCATTTTGTACCCGTTTTATCTTTGACAGTTACCAACATGACTTTTTATTATTTCAGTATCTGTTTAAATGTGGTTCTCAGATGTGCTCTTCTGGGCCATGTTCAGTACAAAAAATGTTCTTAAACGTTGCAGATAGGAATACAACAAATAGAGCCGACGTGAgtccttattctacatgtcagagatccatgtttgttctacatagaaATATGCTATCTAAACATTCCAAAACATTGAGTCTTCCTGAACGTGCCCCCTGCTTTCTCTTGGGAATGGGGATGCAACCTATTAATATCCTATTGGAGGCTGTGATGTCACCTGACAGCCTTAGGACCAGATGGTAGGTCTAGTGGTGAACGGTCTTGGAGTGCCATTGTGTGggaggacagtgttactatagcTTATTTCCTCATAGATAAGCCTGCATACATAGCAAACACACTTACTTTCTAATAATTAAATGGATCTTACTTCACACTGCGAACTATTATTTAGATACTTTTTTCCCGGGTATAATAAGTAATATTCCAGATATAATTAGCTAATAATGCAGTCAAAGTAGCGGACGTtcaagtaactgtccagtgtttccagatttttaTGAAATATAACCTATAATtacttacaatatgagtgaaaaatatttacaaaaaaaatgtaattgaccAAACTATAGTATTTCTCTATTTCTCAAATTGACTAGCTGGCTAATTAATTTGATAATGCTTTTTGATACACCCAGTTTTATGCTGTTTTAGTTCACACAACTTTCGTTCACACGCTGTCACCTATAGTAAAAACTGATGACCAACATGGGGGTAAACAATAAAATTGGCCATGCTCTCTTGTCCTACCAGATCTGCGATGAGAAGGTTTTAGCTAGTGAATCCCTCTGTCCTTCAACTCTTGTTGTAAGTAGTTGTCTGGTTTGTCAGGTCCCAGGATCCCATGATTATGTATTTGCAAGTTAATTGCAATTGTCTTTTTGTTTTCTGTACCTGATAGAGTAGATCTAGTCTCA
This genomic interval from Salvelinus alpinus chromosome 6, SLU_Salpinus.1, whole genome shotgun sequence contains the following:
- the LOC139578618 gene encoding volume-regulated anion channel subunit LRRC8D-like, whose product is MFTLTEVAALNDIQPTYRILKPWWDVFMDYLGVVMLMLAIFSGTMQLTKDQVVCLPILEPAPEDPSSFTTPQPEEGSGSGSGNGVSRVTLAAAPLMINDLPDSVVHEIHFTQFGGVGQQPPPTGVRTNLDFQQYVFVNQMCYHVALPWYSKYFPYLALIHTIVLMVSSNFWFKYPKTSSKIEHFVGILGKCFESPWTTKALSETACEDSEENKQRLTGAHSLPKHFSTSSEEGSPNQSTPMLAKSGVKFTADKPVIEVPCMTILDKKDGEQAKALFEKVRKFRAHVEDSDLIYKLYVAQTVIKTVKFILILCYTMTFVASIDFDHVCEPDIKHLTGYSKFQCTHNMAFMLRKLLVSYISLVCIYGLICIYTLFWLFRRPLKEYSFEKVREESSFSDIPDVKNDFAFLLHMVDQYDQLYSKRFGVFLSEVSENKLREISLNHEWTFEKLRQHVTRNAQDKLELHLFMLSGLPDAVFDLTDLEILKLELIPEARITAKISQMINLQELHFYHCPAKVEQTAFSFLRDHLRCLHVKFTDVAEIPTWVYLLKSLRELYLVGNLNSENNKMIGLESLRDLRHLKILHLKSNLTKVPTNITDLSPHLIKLVVHNDGTKLLVLNSLKKMMNLAELELHNCELERIPHAIFSLTNLQELDLKSNNIRTIEEVISFQHLNRLICLKLWHNKIITIPLSISHVKNLESLYLSHNKLESLPVPLFNLLKLRYLDVSHNSIVVIPLEIGFMQNLQHFAITGNKVEVVPKQLFKCTKLKALCLGHNCISVLPEKISNLVQLTNLELKGNCLDRLPAQLGQCHLLRRNCLVVEDHLFDSLPLDVKESINQEANVPFANGV